One Rhodococcus sp. P1Y DNA window includes the following coding sequences:
- a CDS encoding GntR family transcriptional regulator, whose translation MQSVSGRDKAYAFVRDQVLTSPAATGTFLNEQELATRIGVSRTPVREALLMLQAEGLVEMVPKRGAHVPAMSGRQIGELMDLRGVLERHAGSASLKAGVPPVPQMRDALRRQEGLADTRTAEAAKEFIDLDGVFHQILIDAAGSELLSRTYAGLRARQLRVGLTALFAAADRQRNVCAEHEAIVTALEGGDEGLVHRAIDDHLEVTLQILLRA comes from the coding sequence ATGCAATCGGTGTCGGGGCGGGACAAGGCATATGCGTTCGTGCGCGATCAGGTGCTCACTTCGCCGGCGGCGACGGGGACGTTCCTCAACGAGCAGGAGCTTGCGACTCGAATCGGTGTGTCCCGCACGCCGGTTCGTGAGGCACTGCTGATGCTCCAGGCCGAGGGTCTGGTCGAAATGGTACCCAAGCGTGGCGCTCACGTTCCCGCGATGTCGGGCCGCCAGATCGGCGAACTGATGGATCTGCGGGGCGTGCTCGAGCGGCACGCCGGTAGCGCGTCGTTGAAGGCGGGTGTGCCGCCGGTTCCGCAGATGCGAGATGCGCTGCGGCGTCAGGAAGGCCTTGCCGACACGCGAACTGCCGAGGCGGCAAAGGAATTCATCGATCTCGATGGTGTGTTCCATCAGATTCTGATCGACGCGGCGGGTAGTGAACTGCTCTCGCGCACCTATGCCGGACTCCGAGCTCGCCAGCTGAGAGTCGGTCTCACTGCTCTCTTCGCGGCCGCGGACCGTCAGCGCAACGTCTGCGCCGAGCACGAAGCCATCGTCACGGCCCTGGAAGGGGGCGACGAGGGCCTCGTGCATCGAGCGATCGACGATCACCTGGAAGTCACACTGCAGATTCTGCTGCGGGCGTAG
- a CDS encoding carbon-nitrogen hydrolase family protein: MSTTLRISLAQVTSGTDPSENLKIIDTHAKAAKEAGSSIVVFPEAMMHCFGGPIRGVAEPVDGPWADAVRDTAKSIGITIVAGMFTPADEGRVANTLLVTGPGVEASYDKIHLFDAFGFAESDTVAPGTDPLTVDVDGVTVGFATCYDIRFPALFQKLGDLGAQLIVVPASWGSGPGKVEQWSLLARARALDSTAFVAACDQAEPADAQGTAPLGVGHSVVSSPTGEILGELDATPGLLTVDIETGLVDAVRQKLPVLANRRQF; encoded by the coding sequence ATGAGCACCACCCTTCGCATCAGCCTCGCGCAGGTCACGAGCGGAACCGACCCGTCCGAGAACCTGAAGATCATCGACACACATGCCAAGGCCGCGAAGGAGGCCGGATCGTCGATCGTCGTCTTCCCCGAAGCCATGATGCACTGCTTCGGCGGACCCATCCGCGGCGTCGCCGAACCAGTCGACGGACCGTGGGCCGACGCCGTCCGCGACACCGCCAAGAGCATCGGAATCACCATCGTCGCAGGCATGTTCACTCCGGCGGACGAAGGACGCGTAGCGAACACCCTGCTCGTCACCGGGCCGGGCGTCGAGGCGAGCTACGACAAAATCCACCTGTTCGACGCATTCGGATTCGCCGAGTCCGACACCGTCGCACCGGGCACGGATCCGCTGACCGTCGACGTCGACGGGGTTACCGTCGGCTTCGCCACCTGCTACGACATCCGCTTCCCAGCGCTGTTCCAAAAGCTGGGCGACCTCGGAGCGCAGCTGATCGTGGTTCCGGCGTCGTGGGGTTCAGGTCCCGGCAAAGTCGAGCAGTGGTCCTTGTTGGCGCGGGCGCGTGCTCTCGACTCCACTGCATTCGTCGCGGCGTGCGACCAGGCCGAGCCCGCCGACGCCCAGGGAACCGCGCCGCTGGGCGTCGGGCATTCGGTTGTCAGCTCCCCCACCGGCGAGATTCTGGGCGAACTCGACGCAACGCCGGGTCTGCTGACCGTCGATATCGAAACCGGACTCGTCGACGCGGTTCGTCAGAAGTTGCCTGTGCTCGCCAATCGTCGCCAGTTCTAA
- a CDS encoding FKBP-type peptidyl-prolyl cis-trans isomerase, with product MTKPIIEFQAGPPPIDLVVVDLVEGDGAEAVPGGNVEVHYVGVEFDSGEEFDSSWNRGESIKFPLQGLIQGWQDGIPGMKVGGRRQLTIPPELAYGPAGQGHRLSGKTLVFVIDLLDVK from the coding sequence GTGACGAAGCCAATTATCGAGTTTCAAGCAGGCCCCCCGCCCATCGATCTTGTGGTGGTGGACTTGGTCGAGGGTGACGGCGCAGAAGCTGTTCCCGGCGGCAATGTCGAGGTTCACTACGTCGGCGTCGAGTTCGACTCAGGCGAGGAGTTCGACTCTTCGTGGAACCGCGGCGAGTCGATCAAGTTCCCGCTCCAGGGCCTTATTCAGGGCTGGCAGGACGGCATTCCCGGCATGAAGGTCGGCGGGCGCCGCCAGCTCACCATCCCGCCGGAACTGGCGTATGGCCCCGCAGGTCAGGGCCACCGGCTGTCCGGTAAGACTTTGGTCTTCGTGATCGATCTGCTGGACGTCAAGTAG
- a CDS encoding DUF2848 domain-containing protein yields MLTFTLDDGSTETVEPLNLLNAGYAGRNQEEVAHHIAELAELGVPAPTVTPALYPISPYLAQQTDTVHVQHGRTSGEAEWALVILGEGDDDVLLTVACDHTDRDLEVHSVAWSKNASPDILGTGAWRLSDVADRLDEITLKAWVGDTPIQTGSLGDLLAPKYWLDVLRERGLFKRGTILISGTISMHPGVDQFAESWKVEMRDPATGNELTCEYRTILMPAPIG; encoded by the coding sequence ATGCTGACGTTCACGCTTGACGACGGATCCACCGAAACGGTCGAACCGCTCAATCTGCTCAACGCCGGCTACGCCGGTCGCAACCAGGAGGAAGTGGCTCACCACATCGCCGAACTGGCCGAGCTCGGCGTCCCCGCTCCCACGGTCACCCCCGCGCTGTACCCCATCTCGCCGTACCTCGCGCAGCAGACCGACACCGTCCACGTCCAGCACGGGCGCACCTCGGGTGAAGCCGAGTGGGCGCTGGTCATCCTGGGAGAAGGCGACGACGATGTTCTCCTGACCGTCGCGTGTGACCACACCGACCGCGATCTCGAGGTGCACAGTGTCGCGTGGAGCAAGAACGCGTCGCCCGACATTCTGGGAACAGGTGCATGGCGGCTGTCGGACGTCGCGGACCGTCTGGACGAGATCACGCTCAAAGCGTGGGTCGGGGACACGCCGATTCAGACCGGTTCCCTCGGCGATCTTCTGGCCCCGAAGTACTGGCTCGACGTCCTTCGTGAGCGCGGTCTGTTCAAGCGGGGAACCATCCTGATTTCCGGCACGATTTCCATGCACCCGGGCGTCGACCAGTTCGCCGAGTCCTGGAAGGTCGAAATGCGTGATCCGGCCACCGGCAACGAGCTGACCTGCGAATACCGGACAATTCTCATGCCTGCCCCGATCGGCTGA
- a CDS encoding MFS transporter, translating into MTAQTVDKKGLAKAFAASLTGTALEWYDFAVYSAAAALIFPIIFFPGSDPLTGTLLAFSTYAVGYVARPVGGFVFGRLGDVIGRKQLLVITLLLIGVTTFAIGLIPGYDTIGIVAPILLVTMRFAQGVAVGGEWGGAVLLSSEYGNPRQRGFWSSAAQIGPPAGNLLANGALAALTLALTEEQFESWGWRVAFLFSAVLVGFGLWIRLKLEDTPVFKALQESGDRSEAPISEVFKTQRRPLIAAILSRIAPDVLYALFTVFSITYGTQKLGFERSEVLIAILIGSAFQLGLIPLAGALSDRINRRLVYGVAAVGGVAWSAIFFLIIGGSSLPLLILGVVVGLAFHSFMYGPQAAFVTEQFTVRLRSTGSSLAYTLAGVLGGAMAPLIFVFLLDKTDSWVLIVGYVTIVGILTLIGLALGRNPDRAEEEEYHVMMGATPAAESAV; encoded by the coding sequence ATGACTGCGCAGACAGTCGACAAGAAAGGCCTGGCCAAGGCATTCGCAGCCAGCCTCACCGGCACGGCATTGGAGTGGTACGACTTTGCCGTCTACTCCGCCGCCGCAGCCCTGATCTTCCCGATCATCTTCTTCCCGGGCAGCGATCCGCTGACGGGGACACTGCTCGCCTTCTCGACCTACGCCGTCGGCTACGTCGCTCGCCCGGTGGGCGGGTTCGTGTTCGGACGCCTCGGAGACGTGATCGGTCGCAAGCAGCTTCTCGTCATCACACTTCTGCTGATCGGTGTGACGACGTTCGCGATCGGCCTCATCCCCGGCTACGACACCATCGGAATCGTCGCGCCGATACTGCTCGTCACCATGCGATTCGCTCAGGGCGTCGCGGTCGGTGGCGAGTGGGGTGGCGCCGTCCTGCTGTCGAGTGAGTACGGAAACCCCCGTCAGCGCGGATTCTGGTCCTCGGCCGCGCAGATCGGTCCACCTGCGGGCAACCTGTTGGCCAACGGCGCCCTAGCAGCACTGACGCTCGCCCTGACCGAGGAGCAGTTCGAGTCCTGGGGTTGGCGCGTGGCATTCCTCTTCTCGGCCGTCCTCGTCGGATTCGGCCTGTGGATTCGCCTCAAGCTCGAGGACACACCGGTCTTCAAGGCACTGCAGGAAAGCGGCGACCGCTCGGAAGCTCCGATCAGCGAGGTGTTCAAGACCCAGCGTCGCCCCCTGATCGCAGCCATTCTGTCCCGAATCGCGCCGGACGTTCTCTACGCGCTCTTCACCGTCTTCTCCATCACGTACGGAACGCAGAAACTCGGCTTCGAACGCAGCGAGGTGCTCATCGCGATCCTGATCGGATCTGCCTTCCAGCTCGGATTGATCCCGCTGGCAGGCGCGCTGTCCGACCGCATCAACCGTCGGCTCGTCTACGGTGTCGCCGCTGTCGGAGGCGTCGCATGGAGCGCGATCTTCTTCCTCATCATCGGCGGAAGTTCGCTGCCGCTGCTCATCCTGGGCGTCGTCGTCGGGCTCGCGTTCCACTCGTTCATGTACGGCCCGCAAGCAGCCTTCGTGACCGAGCAGTTCACCGTTCGACTCCGCTCGACCGGCAGCTCGCTCGCGTACACCCTCGCCGGTGTCCTCGGCGGCGCGATGGCCCCGTTGATCTTCGTCTTTCTACTCGACAAGACCGACAGCTGGGTGCTCATCGTCGGCTACGTGACGATCGTCGGAATCCTGACGCTGATCGGACTTGCGTTGGGCCGCAACCCTGATCGCGCCGAGGAAGAGGAATACCACGTCATGATGGGCGCTACGCCCGCAGCAGAATCTGCAGTGTGA
- a CDS encoding citrate synthase, whose product MPAENDAKATLTYPGGEYSMSIAEASEGNNGIELGKLLATTGYTTLDGGFVNTASTKSAITYIDGDAGILRYRGYPIEQLAGKSSFIEVSYLLIYGELPSEDQLETFTDRIRRHTLLHEDLKRFFDGFPRNAHPMPVLSSAVNALSAYYQDSLDPNDPEQVELSTIRLLAKLPTIAAYAYKKSVGQPFLYPDNSKSLVENFLRMTFGFPAEPYEVDPEIVKALDMLLILHADHEQNCSTSTVRLVGSSQANLFTSISGGINALWGPLHGGANQAVLEMLDKIKAEGGDATDFLRRVKNKEDGVKLMGFGHRVYKNFDPRATLVKETAHTILGKLGNGDELLEIALKLEETALTDDYFVERKLYPNVDFYTGLIYRAMGFPPRMFTVLFAMGRLPGWIAHWREQNEDTTGKIGRPRQIYTGYTERDYQDVSSR is encoded by the coding sequence GTGCCCGCTGAGAATGATGCCAAAGCCACCCTCACCTACCCCGGTGGCGAATATTCCATGTCGATTGCCGAGGCCAGTGAAGGCAACAACGGCATCGAGCTGGGGAAGTTGCTGGCCACAACCGGCTACACGACGCTGGACGGCGGGTTCGTCAACACCGCGTCCACCAAGTCGGCCATCACGTACATCGACGGTGACGCGGGCATCCTGCGCTACCGCGGTTACCCGATCGAGCAGCTCGCGGGCAAGTCGTCGTTCATCGAGGTCAGCTACCTGTTGATCTACGGGGAGCTGCCGTCCGAGGATCAGCTCGAGACGTTCACCGACCGGATCCGTCGTCACACGCTGCTGCACGAGGACCTCAAGCGGTTCTTCGACGGGTTCCCGCGTAATGCGCACCCGATGCCGGTGCTGTCGAGCGCGGTCAACGCCCTGTCGGCGTACTACCAGGACTCGCTGGATCCCAACGACCCCGAGCAGGTCGAGCTCTCCACCATCCGTCTGCTGGCGAAGCTGCCGACCATCGCGGCCTACGCGTACAAGAAGTCCGTCGGTCAGCCGTTCCTGTACCCGGACAACTCGAAGAGCCTCGTCGAGAACTTCCTGCGTATGACGTTCGGTTTCCCCGCCGAGCCCTACGAGGTCGATCCCGAGATCGTCAAGGCACTCGACATGCTGCTCATCCTTCATGCCGACCACGAGCAGAACTGCTCCACGTCGACGGTCCGCCTCGTCGGGTCCTCGCAGGCCAACCTCTTCACGTCGATCTCCGGCGGCATCAACGCGCTGTGGGGCCCGCTGCACGGCGGCGCCAACCAGGCCGTGCTCGAGATGCTCGACAAGATCAAGGCCGAGGGCGGCGACGCCACGGACTTCCTGCGTCGAGTCAAGAACAAGGAAGACGGCGTCAAGCTCATGGGCTTTGGACACCGGGTGTACAAGAACTTCGATCCGCGCGCGACGCTGGTCAAGGAAACCGCGCACACGATCCTCGGCAAGCTGGGCAACGGCGACGAACTGCTCGAAATTGCACTCAAGCTCGAAGAGACCGCACTCACCGACGACTACTTCGTCGAGCGCAAGCTCTACCCCAACGTCGACTTCTACACCGGCTTGATCTACCGCGCGATGGGCTTCCCGCCGCGCATGTTCACGGTGCTGTTCGCGATGGGCCGTCTCCCGGGCTGGATCGCGCACTGGCGTGAGCAGAACGAGGACACGACCGGCAAGATCGGCCGTCCGCGCCAGATCTACACCGGCTACACCGAGCGCGACTACCAGGACGTCAGCTCGCGCTGA